In the genome of Hymenobacter cellulosivorans, one region contains:
- a CDS encoding TonB-dependent receptor, which yields MKPVLFRVLLLWGALCLSTGAFAQFTTSGIVVDQQTRQPLVGAVVASSAATAATTDKDGRFQLTSTEELRTVKVQYLGYLAQDVTIKAGNTNALTIALEPSNTGLSEVQVVGYATEKKLLETPVALSVVTEKDIQRNNSIFLQNTLNQVPGVRMNVRSAASQSNLVIRGIGSTYGRFSIRGIKLYQNGIPLSEADGTTSLDDLDFTTIGRMDVIKGPASSIYGATLGGVVSFQTRKAAPGTSINLGTVVGKYGLFRTNTGIGIGTDKVNLLVNYGHQETRGFRDDHSNSRKDFVTVAGDFYVSDKQTVSVLGTYTNQHDNYAGELDSTDFFTNYTKLAPAYKLKDVGVDAEITRLGLTHTYRFTGNFVNTTTLFMSTSYALSPAEPSFAHTQRGKRGVRSVFTYSPELGGLQTRFAVGTEYISNQDNNKRYGITALGASMALTSDQEIRATQLNTFAQAEVSITEHTTLTVGDSYNVVTYDIQDLIPKTAPALSLTGYRQFKPVHTPRVALIHTFNDQFSVFAQYSTGFSPPISSQISLSTGPINPDLKPERNNNLELGSRGSILGNKLNYDVTAFRMQVKNGLVSQTNADKVTYFVNSGESEYKGVEVALSGNLVAADQAGVLTHVRPFVSYTYTDAEFKSYQLAANDFSGKQVPGTFKNLFTGGLDLETKVGVYLNLTSQYTDKTPMADSNNRFAAAYWLFNSKVGARGKIAGHLSYDVFAGLDNITDKHYAVSIALNQATPVKAPTFYNPGMPRNWYSGVNLSYTF from the coding sequence ATGAAACCAGTTTTATTCCGGGTGCTCCTGCTATGGGGCGCCCTCTGCCTGAGCACGGGCGCTTTTGCCCAGTTCACCACGTCGGGTATCGTAGTCGACCAACAGACCCGCCAGCCCCTGGTGGGCGCCGTGGTAGCGTCCAGCGCCGCTACCGCCGCCACCACTGATAAGGACGGCCGTTTTCAGCTGACTTCTACCGAAGAACTGCGCACCGTGAAGGTGCAGTACCTGGGCTACCTAGCCCAGGATGTGACCATCAAAGCCGGCAATACCAACGCCCTGACCATTGCTCTGGAGCCATCCAATACAGGGCTGAGCGAAGTACAGGTGGTGGGTTATGCTACCGAGAAAAAGCTGCTCGAAACGCCCGTGGCGTTGAGCGTGGTGACCGAAAAGGACATTCAGCGCAACAACTCCATCTTCCTGCAGAACACCCTGAACCAAGTGCCTGGCGTGCGGATGAACGTGCGCAGCGCCGCCTCGCAGTCGAACCTGGTGATTCGGGGCATCGGCAGCACCTACGGCCGCTTCAGCATCCGCGGCATCAAGCTCTACCAAAACGGTATTCCGCTCTCGGAAGCTGATGGTACCACTTCGCTCGACGACCTGGACTTCACCACCATCGGCCGCATGGACGTAATTAAAGGCCCGGCTTCGAGCATTTACGGGGCTACGTTGGGCGGCGTCGTGTCGTTCCAGACCCGTAAGGCCGCGCCCGGCACCAGCATCAACCTGGGTACTGTAGTCGGCAAATATGGTTTGTTCCGCACCAACACCGGCATCGGCATCGGCACCGATAAAGTAAACCTGCTGGTTAACTACGGCCACCAGGAAACCCGCGGCTTCCGCGACGACCACTCCAACAGCCGCAAGGACTTCGTGACCGTAGCCGGCGACTTTTACGTGAGCGACAAGCAGACCGTCAGTGTATTGGGCACCTACACCAACCAGCACGACAACTACGCCGGGGAGTTGGACAGCACCGACTTTTTCACGAACTACACCAAGTTGGCGCCGGCCTACAAACTTAAGGACGTGGGCGTGGACGCCGAAATTACCCGCTTGGGCCTGACCCACACGTACCGCTTTACCGGCAACTTCGTGAACACCACGACCTTGTTTATGAGCACCTCGTACGCGCTGAGCCCGGCGGAGCCGAGCTTTGCCCACACCCAGCGCGGCAAGCGCGGCGTGCGCAGCGTGTTTACGTACTCGCCCGAGCTAGGTGGGTTGCAGACGCGCTTCGCTGTGGGCACGGAGTACATTTCCAACCAGGACAACAACAAGCGCTACGGCATCACGGCCCTGGGCGCTTCGATGGCTCTGACTTCAGACCAGGAAATCCGCGCGACCCAGCTCAACACTTTTGCCCAGGCCGAGGTGTCGATTACCGAGCACACGACCCTGACCGTGGGCGACAGCTACAACGTGGTGACGTACGACATCCAGGATTTAATTCCTAAGACCGCCCCGGCCCTGAGCCTGACCGGCTACCGGCAGTTTAAACCCGTACACACGCCCCGCGTGGCCCTGATTCACACCTTCAACGACCAATTCTCGGTGTTTGCCCAGTATAGTACCGGCTTCTCGCCGCCCATCAGCAGCCAGATTTCGTTGTCGACCGGCCCGATTAACCCTGATTTGAAGCCCGAGCGCAACAACAACCTGGAGCTGGGCTCCCGCGGCAGCATCCTGGGCAACAAGCTCAACTACGACGTGACGGCCTTCCGCATGCAGGTCAAAAACGGCCTGGTGTCGCAGACCAACGCCGACAAGGTGACTTACTTCGTCAACTCGGGCGAGTCGGAATACAAGGGCGTGGAAGTGGCCTTGTCGGGCAATCTGGTGGCGGCCGACCAAGCCGGCGTGCTGACCCATGTGCGGCCCTTCGTGAGCTACACTTACACTGATGCGGAGTTCAAGTCTTACCAGCTGGCTGCCAACGACTTCAGCGGCAAGCAGGTGCCCGGCACGTTCAAGAACCTCTTCACCGGCGGCCTCGACCTGGAAACCAAGGTGGGCGTGTACCTGAACCTGACCTCGCAGTACACCGACAAAACCCCGATGGCCGACAGCAACAACCGCTTTGCTGCCGCTTACTGGCTGTTTAACAGCAAAGTAGGAGCCCGTGGTAAAATTGCTGGCCACCTGAGCTACGACGTATTTGCCGGTCTCGACAACATCACCGATAAGCACTACGCCGTGTCTATTGCCCTGAACCAGGCCACGCCCGTGAAGGCCCCGACCTTCTACAATCCCGGTATGCCCCGCAACTGGTACAGCGGCGTTAACCTAAGCTACACTTTTTAG